In the genome of Bradyrhizobium ottawaense, the window AATTTTTCTTTCACGAATCAGCGCGGTGATTCATTTTCGCGGCCTAGGGTCAATCTGGAGGCCGAAGGTATGAACGTTATTGTTTTTGCATCGCGTAAAGGCGGCTCGGGCAAGAGTACCCTAGCCGCGCATCTCGCCGCGCAGATCAAGGCGAGCAAGCAGGTCATGCTCGTGGACGCGGACCCGCAGGGCTCGCTCACGCTGTGGCACAAGCTGCGTGGCACCAACGAACCGCCGATCAAGGCGGCCGTGAACTCCGTCAGCGGCATCGTCTCCGCTGCCAGGCGCGACGGTTATGAATGGGTGTTGATCGACACGCCGCCGAACCTCTCGGCCGTGGTCGACGACGCGATCAAAAATGCGACGATGGTGGTCATTCCGGCGCGTCCCGGCGTGTTCGACGTCAACGCGGTGCAGGAAACCATCCAGATGTGCCGCGCCGCGCGCAAGCCCTATGCGGTCGTGCTCAACGGTGCACCGGCCAAGCGCGACGAAGCCGAAAGCCCGATCGTCACCATCGCCCGCGAAGCGCTGGCCAAATTCCGGGCTCCGGTGTGGGGCGGCCAGATCACCAACCGTTCGGACCTGCTGATGGCGCTGAGCCACGGCGAGGGCGCGCGGGAATATCAGGCCGAGAGCCGTGCGGCTCAGGAAATCGCAAGGCTGTGGGCGGCGATCGAGCGTTCAGTCAAGGCCATTCGCGGCACGGCGTCGGCGTCCGGCGCAATGCACAAGCAGGCTGCTTAATTCTTTAAATCATTCCCCGGACGAAAAACGCGCGGGAACGTCCGCGCGTTTTGCGTTTTCGGGATCTGCTGAAGGAGAGCTACGCCACCATCAGCATGTAGAACACGATGACCGGCGACATGGTCAGGATCACCGACCAGATGCCGGCGGCCCAGAGAATGTCCTCGGTGGTAAAGCTCTGCTCGGTGGACAGCTTCTCCTGTCCGGCGCCGAAATACGACGCCATCTCATTATGATTATTCATAAACGCCCCCGCGATTTCTTCGCTTATGGGCGTGAACGATACGCGGGATGTTTTAAGATTCCGGCTTGCAAACCGCTGCGCATTTTGAGCGCATTTGTGACGGCCGCTTAACCATCCGCGCGACGTGCCGCCTTCAGGCGAGCCAGATCCGATACAGCAGCACCGGCATCAGGCCGAGCATCACTGCCCAGAACCCGAACGACGAAACGACGAGAATTCCCTGCAAAAGATCGGCCGGCGCGTATTGGCTCGCGGCCGTAGGCCGGGTGCGATGTCCCATGGTCATTCCCCCTCTGGAAGTTCCTGGAGAGCAACGATAGGGACGGATGGGTAAACGAGCGGTGGATGCGCCATGCGGCGGGCGCGAAGGCCGTTGGGGTGATGTTAACCACGGGCGGCGCTCTGGTTCCCTGAACGCAAAAGATAACTTTGCGGTGGGGGAGCGGTCACGGAGCTATTGGCGGCGCCGGGCGCCTTTCCACCGGGAGGGGTGGGTGGGAGGGGGATGGAGTGGCGGATGACGATCTTGTCGTCGCCAACGAGGACTTCCTTCACGAGAAGGCGCAGCACGCGTTGGCGTTCGATTATATCGAGCGCGCCGACGGACGAGCGGAGGCGCTCGAGGAAGCTAGTCACGGATTCAGCGAGACGCAGACAAACCTCCTGCTCCTGCGATTGGTCTTCGATCGCCTGCAGCGCCGACAAGCAAGCCTGTTCGCGGCTACGCAAATCGGGCATGCGACTGCGCAGCTCTTCAAGTGAGAGAAGGCTCTCTTGATAGGCCGTGAGGAGACGCTCGATGCTTTTCCGGGAACGCGCAAGATCGCGGCGAAGCGTTTCCTCCCGGCGCTGTGTGGGATCGGAGTTGCGCGCCGCCTTGAGCCGGCGCTCAAGTTCGTCTTCGATGAGCTGTCGGTCTTCAAGTAAACGCGCGATCTCTTTCCATACCACCTCGTCCAGCAAATCCTGGCGCGTCGGGCGACTGTCGCAGACCGGCCCGCCGAGCCGGCGCCAGCCATCCGAGCCCAAGCAGCGGTAGTAATGGATGGTTCGAGCGCTCGACCTGGTCGAGGTGCGATAGAGCCCATAGCCGCATTTGGCGCAGCTCAACAATCCTTGCAGGGCGCTCGGCGTGATCGTGCGTCGCGGGGCATGCTTCTTGTTGGCTTCCAAAAGCTCGTTCGCCAATGCGAAGGTCTCTTCGCTGATGATGGTCGGCACAGGGATTTCGATCCACTCTGTGCGAGGAAGCTCATGATTTGCGCTATTGCGAGGAGCGACGCCGCCGCGCAATCGCAACGGCCGCGTCACACGCATGCGCGGCGCGATCCGCGTCTTGCCAAAGCAGGCCGTTCCTTTATACGCGGGATTGCGCAGCATCGCCCAGACCGTCGAGCGCTCCCAGCGGCCTGTTTCTTTGGCTGTCGGAATCTGGCGCTCATTGAGCAGGCGCGTGATGGCGCCGATGCTGTGGCTTTTTGCGGTGTAAAGCTCGTAGACCCAGCGCACGATACCGGCCTGTCGCTCGTCGATCTCATAATAGGCGGCAGAGTGATCGGTCTTGCGCTTGTAGCGATAGCCAAACGGAGCGCCGGAAAGCACGCTCACTTGGCCTTGAAGGGCGCGATGGCGCTTCCCTCGCCGCGACCGTTCCAGGATTTGCGCGCGTTCATATTCGGCGATCATGCCCTGAAACTGCAGCAGCAGCTCGTCTTCCGGCGTCGCTGCCCGTCTCGAGCGAATGAACAAGACTTCGACGCCGGCGCGCGCGAACTCTTCGATAAGAAGGATTTGATGCGCATAGCGCCGGCTCAGCCGATCGGGAGCGTAGACGAGCACGGCTTGGATCCGCCCTTCTGCGGCGAGGTCGCGCAGTCGTTCAAGTCCGGGGCGCAACAAGCTCGCGCCGCTATAGCCGTCGTCTTCGATCACCCATTCCGCCGGCACGTCGCAGTTCTGCTCGCGCGCGAAAGCGATCAGCGCGCTCGTCTGACTGGCGATCGTGTTCTCCTCCTTCTGTTTGTCCGACGACACTCTGGCGTAAATCGCGGCGGTCTTCATCTTCGCCTCCCGTCACATCGGCGCCAGCGCGCGCGAAGCGCACCTGATCTGGAACGAGAATTTCGTAAACCTGTTCAAGTTTGACGGCGACGAGGCGATCGAACGCAAATTCGAGTCGAACGTCGCGTTTTTTTCGCCGCTCAGCCATCTTCGCGGACAGACGCGAGATAAGCGGCCACCGCTCGGCGCATCACCTCGCTTGCCGAAAGCCTGGAAGCCGTCGCATGCGTCTGGAGTTTTTGGGCAAGATCGGCCGGCATCTTCAGGGAGAGCGTCACTGATGGCTGCGGCGCGGGAAGGAGCCGCTCCCTGCTTTTGGCCACTTCGAGATAGCGATAGGCCTGCCGCAGCGACAAGCCGCTTTCGCGCGACAGCACCAAGGCCGCCTCCGCCATGCCGATTTTCTTCGCGAGCAAGCGTCGCGCCGCCCTCAGCCGCTCGGCTTTCTGCGCTTGCGTCGATCGAATCATATGACATAACGGTATTACCTTTTGCGTCTCAAATCAACAACGGCTCTATCACGCCAGCCGACGATGACGCGTTCAAAGCGGAAGTTATCTTTTGCGTTCAGGGAGCCCTTACCCTCCCCTGGAGGGGCCCTCCAGGGGAGGGTAAACGATACTACGCCGCGACCTTCGTCCGTCGCTCGATCTCGCGATCGATCGCGGCGGCGAGCTCGCTGCTCACTTCCACCATCGGCAGGCGTACTTCGGGGCTGTCGATCAGGCCGCACCGCCACAGCCAATACTTTGCCGGCGCCGGGCTCGGCTCGGTGAACAGCAGCTGCGTCAGATCGGCGACCTCGTGCCAGCGCGCCAGAGCCACGTCGTGGTTGCCGCGCTTCGCTTCCGCATACACCGCCGCAAACGTCGCGGTCTCGACATGGGCGGACAGCACGATGCCGCCGTCGGCGCCGTCGACGAGCGCCTCGAAATAGTTGGCGTCCTCGCCGGTGAGCACACGAAAATCCTTCGGACGGTCGCGCAGCAGCGCGATCGATTGCTCGCGGCTCGCGCCGCAATCCTTCAAGCCTACGATGTTCGGATGCTCAGCGAGCCGCAGCATGGTCTGGTTGGTGATGTTCACCGAGGTGCGATAGGGAATGTTGTAGAGCGCAATCGGCCAGGCGGCGTGATCGGCGAGCGTCTCGAAATGCGCCAAGAGGCCGCGCTGCGAGGGGCGCACATAGTAAGGGCTTGCGATCAGATAACCGTCGATCGGCCAGTCCGCGGTCTCGTCGAGACGGTCCTTCAGCCGCGCGGTGTCCGCGCCTGACAGTCCGAGGCAGATCGGCAAGGTGCGCCGGCCCGCCGCCATCTCGTCGCGCACGATGGCGACGAGGCGTTCGAGCTCGGCCTCGCGCAACGTCATGCCTTCACCGGAGGTCGCCCCCAGGATGAAGCCGTCGATGCCTTGCGCGCTGTAATGTCGCGTCAGCCGCCGCAGCGATCGCTCGTCGAGCGCGCCGCCCTGAAACGGCGTCACCAGCGGCAGCCACAGCCCGTGCAAATGATCTTCAAGTCCGGTCATGTTTCCATCTCCTTCTCGGGAAACCTGAGACGGAGGGCACATGAAAAAACCCCGTCCAGGCGGCGGGGTTTTCGGGATTGCAGCGATGACGAAGCCGGTCTAGCGCGCGCAAAACTCCGAGGTCCCCAAATGGGGGCCTTTTTTCGAGGCGATCGCCTTCGACGAGATTGCGCACGACTTCGTGATCATCTGCAAATGATGCGGGGTATGCCTGGAACTGTCAATACACGCGGAAGGCGAAAGCCGATTTGACCGAAAAAAAGCCGGGCTCGAATGAGCCCGGCTTAAGGTATTGGCCACGTGAGGCCGACACAATCACCTTCCAAGAGGGATTACTGAACTCCCGCGCCACTGGAGGAGGGGGACAAATGCGCAACGCGAAGGCTCAGCGTGCAAGCAGTATGAGCTTGACGAGCGCCCTGCAGCAACAGCCGAGGCCGCATGTCAGTCATGCGGAAATCAGGAAGGCCAGCGCTGCGCCTTGCTCACCACGAAGTCGCGGAACACCTGCACGCGCGCGACCGTCTTCAACTCCTCGGGATAGACAAAGTACGTATCGAGCTGGATCGAATCCGACTCGCCGAACAGCTGCACGAGTTTGCTCTGTTCCTCGACGAGGTAGTCGGGCAGCGCCGCGATGCCGAGGCCCTGCTGACAGGCGCGCACCAAGCCGAGGATGTTGTTGACCCTGAAATAGGCTTCGCGCGGACCCGAGCCGTTGCGGCCCGCTTCGACCAGCCAGTTGCGGTTCTGCAGATGCGGCGCGAAGTTGCCGTCCGAGAGCGTGATGATGCGGTGGGAGTCGAGCTCCTCCAGCGTGCGCGGCGTGCCGAAGCGCTTGATGTATTCCGGCGAGCAGTAGGCGTGGAAGCCCATCGCGAACAGCTTGCGCTGGATGAGATCCGGCTGCGTCGGCTTGCGGGTGCGGATCGCGACGTCGGCCTCGCGCATCGACAGGTCGAGCTCCTCGTCGGTGACGATCAGCGAGATCCGGATTTCCGGATAGAGCGCGGTGAACTCGCCGAGCCGCGGGATCAGCCAGTTGATGCCGACGCCGGGGGTGGTGGTGATCTTGAGGTCGCCGCTCGGCCGCTCGCGGCTGTCGGTCAGCTTGGCGCGCGCCGCCTGGAGCTGCATGAACACGTCATGCGCGGTGCGGAACAGCAAATCGCCCTGCTCGGTCAGGATCAGGCCGCGGGCATGGCGGTGGAACAGCGAGACCGAAAGCTCCTGCTCCAGCGCCGAGACCTGGCGCGACACCGCCGATTGCGACAGGCCGAGCTGCTCGCCCGCATGCGTGAAGCTGCCAGCTTCCGCCGCTGCGTGAAACACCTTCAGCTTGTCCCAGTCCATATCTGTAAATCCGTCGCGTGTTCGGGGCATGATCTTTATTCCGCTGCCGCGCGCTCGCTGGCGCGCAGGGCCAAGAAACGTTCGGCTTCGAGAGCTGCCATGCAGCCGAGGCCGGCGGCCGTGACGGCCTGGCGATAGGTTTCGTCGGCGACGTCGCCGGCGGCGAACAAGCCGGGCACCGATGTCGCCGTCGAGTTCGGGGCGACCTCGACATAGCCCGACGGTTTGAGCTTGATCTGGTCTTTCACGAGCTCGGTCGCCGGCGCGTGGCCGATGGCGATGAAGACACCGTCGGTCTTCACGTCCGTCAGCGCGCCGGACTTGACGTTCTTCAGGCGCACATGGGTGACCTTGTTCGGGTTCTCGGTGCCGCAGATCTCGTCGACGGCGCTGTCCCAGATCACCTTGATCTTGGGGTGCTTGAACAGACGTTCCTGCAGGATGCGCTCGGCGCGGAAGTGGTCGCGGCGATGCACGATGGTGACCTGCGAGGCATGGTTGGTGAGGTACAGAGCTTCCTCGACCGCGGTATTGCCGCCGCCGACCACCACGACCTCCTTGTTGCGGTAGAAGAAGCCGTCGCAGGTGGCGCATGCCGACACGCCGCCGCCCTGGAACTTTACTTCGGACGGCAACCCGAGCCAGCGCGCTTGCGCGCCGGTGGCGAGGATCACGGCGTCGGCGAGATAGACGTCGCCGGAGTCGCAGGTGAGGCGGAACGGCCGCTGCGAGCTGTCGAGCTTGATCACAAGGTCGGAGACGATCTTGGTGCCGACATGGACCGCCTGCTTCTCCATCTGCTCCATCAGCCAGGGGCCCTGGATCACGTCGGCGAAGCCCGGATAGTTCTCGACGTCGGTGGTGATGGTGAGCTGGCCACCCGGCTGGATGCCCTGAATCAGGATCGGCTCGAGCATCGCGCGCGCGGCGTAGATCGCCGCCGTGTAGCCGGCGGGGCCGGAGCCGATAATGACGACCTTTGCATGGACAGGGGCGGACATATTGACGGACGCCTTTCACGGGGGATTCACAGCGCGGGAGCGGAACGTGCCGGGAGGCCTCGCGGAGGCGCTGAAATATCAGAGCTAATCTAAGCCTTCTGGTGAGCTATGCAAGAATTGCATTGCCTATCGGCGGATTTTTCCAACAAGGAACAAAAGTCGATTGCGGTGCACGCGCAATAAAATTGCGCTAGCCGCGCGGACTGGGCTATGAGGATTGCGGCAAACCCACCAATACAGCCGCAAAGGCCAGGAGTTCCAATCAAGTGTCGCGGAACCTAGACGACATCGACCTGAAAATTCTCTCCGAGATTCAGGCTGACGGTCGAATCACGAATGTCGAGCTGGCCAAGCGGGTCGGCATCTCGCCGCCGCCCTGCCTGCGTCGCGTCCGGGCGCTGGAGGAGGAGGGCTATATCCACGGCTATCGCGGCCTGCTGGACGCCCGCAAGCTCGGCTTCGACGTCACCGTATTTGCCGCCGTGCACCTGTCCAGCCAGGCCGAGGCGGACTTACGCGCCTTCGAGGAGTTCGTCCGCGCCGAGCCCCTGGTGCGGGAGTGCTGGATGCTGTCGGGCGAGGTCGATTTCATCCTCAAATGCGTCGCCCCCGACATGGCGACCTTCCAGGATTTCGTCACGCATCTGACCGCCGCGCCCCACGTGCGCAATGTGCGGACATCGCTGGTGCTGCATAATTCGAAATACGAGGCGGCGGTGCCGCTGGACGTGAAGGGGAGGCGGTAGCCGCTCCAAGGTCCTGCCAGTCCCGTCATCCTGAGGTGCGGGCTGCGCTCGCAACGACGAGGGGTGAGAAAGCGTGCTCCACCCACACAAGCAACACGCCGAAACAAAAAGGCCGCGCGATGCGCGGCCTTTTGAAACGTCTCAGCGCGGGCGGCAAATTCTTACCGCCATTCCACCTTGGTAATTTCATACGCCTTGGCGCCGCCGGGTGCGTTGACCTCGACGGTCGAACCCTTCTTCTTGCCGATCAGCGCGCGGGCGAGCGGCGAGGTGATGGAGATGCGGCCCTTCTTGGCGTCGGCCTCGACCTCGCCGACGATCTGCCACACCGTCTTCTTCTCGGTGTCCTCGTCGACCAAGGTCACGGTGGCGCCGAACTTGATGGTATCGCCGGACAGTTTCGAGATGTCGATGATGTCGGCGCGCGCGAGCTTGTCCTCGAGCTCGGCGATGCGGCCTTCATTGTGGGACTGCTCTTCCTTCGCGGCATGATATTCCGCGTTCTCCGACAGGTCTCCGTGCGAGCGCGCCTCCGCGATGTGCTCGATGATGCGCGGACGGTCCTCGGACTGGCGCTTCTTCAATTCTTCCCCGAGCGCGGCAAAGCCGCCCGCTGTCATCGGAACCTTTTCCATCTCTTCTCTCGTCCTTCGGCTCCGCGTCCCCACAACAGCGGGCGCGGCAACCTTGATTCGTCGGTATTCCCGGCCCTGAACACGCGGCCACCGGAACGTTATGTGGGCTGGCGCCGGAACAGAACAACCACCATGGCCGGACAGTTCCTCCGGCCATTGTGGCTTCATTGCCAATCACTTAACGGATGGCTTAACCCTTAAGGCTCGGCCGTCCGCTCGCGATCAGGTTTCCGAAAAGTAGCTCTGCAGGGTACGAACCTCAAGGTCCCCGCCGAGATAGGCGCGGATGCCCTGCGCGGCCGCCACGGCCCCGGAAAGAGTGGTGTAATACGGCACTTTATGCAAGAGGGCCGCGCGCCGCAGCGAACGGCTGTCGGCGAGCGCCTGCGGGCCTTCGGTGGTGTTGAAGACGAGCTGGACGTCGCCATTGGTAATGGCGTCGACGATGTGCGGCCGGCCCTCCAGCACCTTGTTCACCTTCTCGGTCGGGATGCCCTGGTCGGTCAGGAAGCGCTGGGTGCCCGAGGTCGCCAGCACCTTGAAGCCGAGCGAATGCAGTTCGCGGACCGCCTCGGCGATGCGCGTCTTGTCGCTCTCGCGCACCGAGACGAAGACCGTGCCCTTGCGCGGTACTCGCGTGCCGCCGCCGAGCTGGCTCTTGGCGAAGGCGACCTCGAAATTGCGGTCGATGCCCATGACCTCGCCGGTCGAGCGCATCTCGGGGCCGAGCACCGTGTCGACGCCGGGGAAGCGCGCGAACGGGAATACCGATTCCTTGACGCCGACGTGCTTGAGCTTTGCCTTCTTCAGCTTGAAATCGGCGAGCTTCTCGCCCGCCATGATGCGCGCCGCGATCTTCGCGACCGGCGTGCCGACGACCTTGGCAACGAAGGGCACGGTGCGCGAGGCGCGCGGATTGACCTCGAGCACGTAGATCTCGCCGTCCTTGATGGCGTATTGCACGTTCATCAGGCCGACGACGTCGAGGCCGAGCGCGAGCTCGCGGGTCTGCCGCTCCAGCTCCTCGATCATCTCAGGCTCGAGCGAATGCGCCGGTAGCGAGCAGGCGCTGTCGCCGGAATGGATGCCGGCTTCCTCGATGTGCTCCATGATGCCGACGATGAAGGTGTCCTTGCCGTCGCAGAGGCAGTCGACGTCGATCTCGATTGCGTCCGAGAGATAGCGGTCGAACAGCAGCGGGTTCTTGCCGAGCACGGTGTTGATCTGCCCGGTCTTGTCGTTCGGATAGCGTGCCTTGACGTCGGCCGGCACCAGCTCCGGCAGTGTGCCGAGCAGATAATCGTTGAGCTGGTTCTCCTCGCGGATGATCTGCATCGCGCGGCCGCCGAGCACGTAGGACGGGCGCACCACAAGCGGCAGGCCGAGATCGGCGGAGACGAGCCTTGCCTGCTCGACCGAATAGGCGATGCCGTTCTTCGGCTGCTTGAGACGGAGCTTGTCGAGCACGCGCTTGAAACGGTCGCGGTCTTCCGCAAGGTCGATGGCATCAGGCGAGGTGCCGAGGATCGGCACTTCGGCGGCTTCCAGGGCGCGCGCGAGCTTCAGCGGGGTCTGGCCGCCGAACTGCACGATCACGCCGTGCAGCGTGCCATTCGTGCGCTCCTTGGCGATGATCTCCAGCACGTCCTCGGCAGTGAGCGGCTCGAAATAGAGCCGGTCGGCGGTGTCGTAGTCGGTCGACACCGTCTCCGGGTTGCAGTTGACCATGATGGATTCGTAGCCGGCATCGTGCAGCGCGAAGCAGGCGTGACAGCAGCAATAGTCGAACTCGATGCCCTGGCCGATGCGGTTCGGTCCGCCGCCGAGAATGATGACCTTCTTCTTGTCGGATGGCGTGCTCTCGTCCGCCGGTGCGCCGGCGAACAACGCCTCATAGGTCGAATACATATAGGCGGTCGGCGAGGCGAATTCGGCCGCGCAGGTGTCGATGCGCTTGTACACCGGGCGAACGTCGAGCGCGTGGCGCTTCGCGGTGACCTCGGCTTCCGTCGTCTCGGCAAGCACCGCCAGCCGCGCATCGGAGAAGCCCATGGCCTTGAGCGTGCGCATGCCGAAGGCATTGCCCGGCAGGCCGTTCTTGCGGACCTTCTCCTCCATGTCGACGATGCCGCGCATCTCGCTGAGGAACCACGGGTCGATCTTGCAGGAGTTGAAGATCTCCTCGTTCGACCAGCCGAGCCGCATCGCCTGGGCGACCTGGAGCAGCCGGTTCGGCGTCGGCGTGCCGAGCGCGGCGCGGATCGCATTCTTGTCGTCGTCGCGGCCGAGACCTTCGATCTCGATCTCGTCGAGGCCGGTCAGTCCGGTCTCGAGCCCGCGCAGCGCCTTCTGGAGGCTTTCCTGGAAGGTGCGGCCGATCGCCATGACTTCGCCGACCGACTTCATCGACGTGGTCAGCGTGGTGGAGGCGCCGGGGAATTTCTCGAAGGCGAAGCGCGGCACCTTGGTGACGACATAGTCGATGGTCGGCTCGAACGAGGCCGGCGTGGCGCCGCCGGTGATGTCGTTGGCGATCTCGTCGAGCGTGTAGCCGACCGCGAGCTTGGCTGCGACCTTGGCGATCGGAAAGCCGGTGGCCTTCGAAGCCAGAGCGGAGGAGCGCGACACGCGCGGGTTCATCTCGATAACGACCATGCGGCCGTCCTCGGGATTGACGCCGAACTGCACGTTGGAGCCGCCGGTCTCGACGCCGATCTCGCGCAGCACCGCCAGCGAGGCGTCGCGCATGATCTGGTATTCCTTGTCGGTCAGCGTCAGGGCCGGCGCCACCGTGATGGAATCGCCGGTGTGCACGCCCATCGGATCGAGGTTCTCGATCGAGCAGACGATGATGCAATTGTCCTTCTTGTCGCGCACCACCTCCATCTCGTACTCTTTCCAGCCGAGCACGGATTCTTCGATCAGCACTTCGTTGGTGGGAGACGCGTCTAAGCCGCGCTCGATGATGTCGAGGAACTCTTCCTTGTTGTAGGCGATGCCGCCGCCGGTGCCGCCCATGGTGAAGGAGGGGCGGATGATCGCGGGCAGGCCGATCTCGGACAGCGCCATCATGGCCTGGCCCAGCGCATATTCCTGATAGCGCTTGCGGCGGTCGCTTTCGCCCAGCGTCCACTGCCGATCGTGCTCTTCGAGGGCCGCGCCCGAGAGCTTTTCGCGTTCAGCCTGACGCTTGTCGCGGAAGGACTTCTTCAGGGCGGAGGCATTGGCGAGCCGCGACTTCGGCGTCTCGAGACCGATCTTGGTCATGGCCTCGCGGAACAGCTGGCGATCCTCGGCCTTGTCGATCGCGTCGGCGGTGGCGCCGATCATCTCGACGTCGAACTTCTCCAGCGTGCCCTGCTGGCGCAGCGACAGCGCGCAGTTCAGCGCGGTCTGTCCGCCCATGGTCGGCAGCAGGGCGAAGCCGCCGGGAATGACGTGACGTTCTTTCTCGATGATCTTGGCGACGATCTCGGGCGTGATCGGCTCGATATAGGTCGCATCGGCCAATTCCGGATCGGTCATGATGGTGGCCGGGTTGGAATTGACGAGGACGATGCGATAGCCCTCTTCCTTCAGCGTCTTCACCGCCTGGGTGCCCGAATAGTCGAACTCGCAGGCCTGGCCGATCACGATGGGACCTGCGCCGATGATCAGGATGGTGGTGATGTCTGTACGTTTGGGCATCAACTCTCGCCGGACTGGAATTTGGGCACAAAAAAAGGGCGCGCTCCTGCGCGTCCCTTTGGCCGAGAGCGCGGTGGTCTCCCTCGCGCGCGGGTGGGTCTTAGACCAGATTCCGGGGCGGCGAAACCCCGAAAAACGCCCATCAACCGG includes:
- the carB gene encoding carbamoyl-phosphate synthase large subunit — encoded protein: MPKRTDITTILIIGAGPIVIGQACEFDYSGTQAVKTLKEEGYRIVLVNSNPATIMTDPELADATYIEPITPEIVAKIIEKERHVIPGGFALLPTMGGQTALNCALSLRQQGTLEKFDVEMIGATADAIDKAEDRQLFREAMTKIGLETPKSRLANASALKKSFRDKRQAEREKLSGAALEEHDRQWTLGESDRRKRYQEYALGQAMMALSEIGLPAIIRPSFTMGGTGGGIAYNKEEFLDIIERGLDASPTNEVLIEESVLGWKEYEMEVVRDKKDNCIIVCSIENLDPMGVHTGDSITVAPALTLTDKEYQIMRDASLAVLREIGVETGGSNVQFGVNPEDGRMVVIEMNPRVSRSSALASKATGFPIAKVAAKLAVGYTLDEIANDITGGATPASFEPTIDYVVTKVPRFAFEKFPGASTTLTTSMKSVGEVMAIGRTFQESLQKALRGLETGLTGLDEIEIEGLGRDDDKNAIRAALGTPTPNRLLQVAQAMRLGWSNEEIFNSCKIDPWFLSEMRGIVDMEEKVRKNGLPGNAFGMRTLKAMGFSDARLAVLAETTEAEVTAKRHALDVRPVYKRIDTCAAEFASPTAYMYSTYEALFAGAPADESTPSDKKKVIILGGGPNRIGQGIEFDYCCCHACFALHDAGYESIMVNCNPETVSTDYDTADRLYFEPLTAEDVLEIIAKERTNGTLHGVIVQFGGQTPLKLARALEAAEVPILGTSPDAIDLAEDRDRFKRVLDKLRLKQPKNGIAYSVEQARLVSADLGLPLVVRPSYVLGGRAMQIIREENQLNDYLLGTLPELVPADVKARYPNDKTGQINTVLGKNPLLFDRYLSDAIEIDVDCLCDGKDTFIVGIMEHIEEAGIHSGDSACSLPAHSLEPEMIEELERQTRELALGLDVVGLMNVQYAIKDGEIYVLEVNPRASRTVPFVAKVVGTPVAKIAARIMAGEKLADFKLKKAKLKHVGVKESVFPFARFPGVDTVLGPEMRSTGEVMGIDRNFEVAFAKSQLGGGTRVPRKGTVFVSVRESDKTRIAEAVRELHSLGFKVLATSGTQRFLTDQGIPTEKVNKVLEGRPHIVDAITNGDVQLVFNTTEGPQALADSRSLRRAALLHKVPYYTTLSGAVAAAQGIRAYLGGDLEVRTLQSYFSET
- a CDS encoding ribbon-helix-helix protein, CopG family; the protein is MAEAALVLSRESGLSLRQAYRYLEVAKSRERLLPAPQPSVTLSLKMPADLAQKLQTHATASRLSASEVMRRAVAAYLASVREDG
- a CDS encoding LysR family transcriptional regulator, yielding MPRTRDGFTDMDWDKLKVFHAAAEAGSFTHAGEQLGLSQSAVSRQVSALEQELSVSLFHRHARGLILTEQGDLLFRTAHDVFMQLQAARAKLTDSRERPSGDLKITTTPGVGINWLIPRLGEFTALYPEIRISLIVTDEELDLSMREADVAIRTRKPTQPDLIQRKLFAMGFHAYCSPEYIKRFGTPRTLEELDSHRIITLSDGNFAPHLQNRNWLVEAGRNGSGPREAYFRVNNILGLVRACQQGLGIAALPDYLVEEQSKLVQLFGESDSIQLDTYFVYPEELKTVARVQVFRDFVVSKAQRWPS
- a CDS encoding recombinase family protein; its protein translation is MKTAAIYARVSSDKQKEENTIASQTSALIAFAREQNCDVPAEWVIEDDGYSGASLLRPGLERLRDLAAEGRIQAVLVYAPDRLSRRYAHQILLIEEFARAGVEVLFIRSRRAATPEDELLLQFQGMIAEYERAQILERSRRGKRHRALQGQVSVLSGAPFGYRYKRKTDHSAAYYEIDERQAGIVRWVYELYTAKSHSIGAITRLLNERQIPTAKETGRWERSTVWAMLRNPAYKGTACFGKTRIAPRMRVTRPLRLRGGVAPRNSANHELPRTEWIEIPVPTIISEETFALANELLEANKKHAPRRTITPSALQGLLSCAKCGYGLYRTSTRSSARTIHYYRCLGSDGWRRLGGPVCDSRPTRQDLLDEVVWKEIARLLEDRQLIEDELERRLKAARNSDPTQRREETLRRDLARSRKSIERLLTAYQESLLSLEELRSRMPDLRSREQACLSALQAIEDQSQEQEVCLRLAESVTSFLERLRSSVGALDIIERQRVLRLLVKEVLVGDDKIVIRHSIPLPPTPPGGKAPGAANSSVTAPPPQSYLLRSGNQSAARG
- the trxB gene encoding thioredoxin-disulfide reductase encodes the protein MSAPVHAKVVIIGSGPAGYTAAIYAARAMLEPILIQGIQPGGQLTITTDVENYPGFADVIQGPWLMEQMEKQAVHVGTKIVSDLVIKLDSSQRPFRLTCDSGDVYLADAVILATGAQARWLGLPSEVKFQGGGVSACATCDGFFYRNKEVVVVGGGNTAVEEALYLTNHASQVTIVHRRDHFRAERILQERLFKHPKIKVIWDSAVDEICGTENPNKVTHVRLKNVKSGALTDVKTDGVFIAIGHAPATELVKDQIKLKPSGYVEVAPNSTATSVPGLFAAGDVADETYRQAVTAAGLGCMAALEAERFLALRASERAAAE
- the greA gene encoding transcription elongation factor GreA → MEKVPMTAGGFAALGEELKKRQSEDRPRIIEHIAEARSHGDLSENAEYHAAKEEQSHNEGRIAELEDKLARADIIDISKLSGDTIKFGATVTLVDEDTEKKTVWQIVGEVEADAKKGRISITSPLARALIGKKKGSTVEVNAPGGAKAYEITKVEWR
- a CDS encoding ParA family protein, whose product is MNVIVFASRKGGSGKSTLAAHLAAQIKASKQVMLVDADPQGSLTLWHKLRGTNEPPIKAAVNSVSGIVSAARRDGYEWVLIDTPPNLSAVVDDAIKNATMVVIPARPGVFDVNAVQETIQMCRAARKPYAVVLNGAPAKRDEAESPIVTIAREALAKFRAPVWGGQITNRSDLLMALSHGEGAREYQAESRAAQEIARLWAAIERSVKAIRGTASASGAMHKQAA
- a CDS encoding Lrp/AsnC family transcriptional regulator, with protein sequence MSRNLDDIDLKILSEIQADGRITNVELAKRVGISPPPCLRRVRALEEEGYIHGYRGLLDARKLGFDVTVFAAVHLSSQAEADLRAFEEFVRAEPLVRECWMLSGEVDFILKCVAPDMATFQDFVTHLTAAPHVRNVRTSLVLHNSKYEAAVPLDVKGRR
- the dapA gene encoding 4-hydroxy-tetrahydrodipicolinate synthase; amino-acid sequence: MTGLEDHLHGLWLPLVTPFQGGALDERSLRRLTRHYSAQGIDGFILGATSGEGMTLREAELERLVAIVRDEMAAGRRTLPICLGLSGADTARLKDRLDETADWPIDGYLIASPYYVRPSQRGLLAHFETLADHAAWPIALYNIPYRTSVNITNQTMLRLAEHPNIVGLKDCGASREQSIALLRDRPKDFRVLTGEDANYFEALVDGADGGIVLSAHVETATFAAVYAEAKRGNHDVALARWHEVADLTQLLFTEPSPAPAKYWLWRCGLIDSPEVRLPMVEVSSELAAAIDREIERRTKVAA